A genomic segment from Selenomonadales bacterium encodes:
- a CDS encoding GxxExxY protein: protein MHSALGPGFLEKVYENALMIELHKQGLKAQQQRKVNVKYDGSVLRC from the coding sequence GTGCACTCTGCCCTTGGACCAGGTTTTCTAGAGAAAGTCTACGAAAACGCTCTGATGATCGAGTTGCACAAGCAGGGACTTAAAGCACAGCAGCAGCGCAAAGTCAACGTCAAATATGATGGAAGCGTTTTGCGTTGCTAG
- a CDS encoding CTP synthase, which translates to MAKFVFVTGGVVSGLGKGITAASLGRLLKARGISVNVLKFDPYINVDPGTMSPYQHGEVFVTDDGAETDLDIGHYERFMDINLSSLNNVTAGRIYKTVIDKERRGDYLGGTVQVIPHITNEIKERMYRLARESRADVVIVEIGGTVGDIESLPFLDAIRQMRIEVGRENVLYMHVTLVPQLSIGGEPKTKPTQHSVKELRSLGIRADVLVCRTSVPLTVELKAKIALLCDIDPAAIMENMDVPSIYEVPLRLAEQRLDDLVIERLQLPPGTPDLAEWRQLVAGINSLRRRLRIAVVGKYVALHDAYLSVAEALHHAGFAHSAKIDLAWVNSEDIEAGGAALHLAGADAVVVPGGFGGRGILGKIMAINYARTNRIPFLGLCLGMQTMVIEYSRHVCGWADADSAEFRDCHHPVIDLLPEQKNIEDLGGTMRLGAYPCKLQKGTKAYAAYGQELIDERHRHRYEFNNIYREQLTAAGLVISGTSPDGRLVEIVEDSSHPFFVGVQFHPEFRSRPNRPHPLFRDLIAAALTTQNHSVG; encoded by the coding sequence ATGGCAAAATTTGTGTTTGTCACCGGAGGCGTAGTATCTGGCTTGGGCAAAGGAATCACTGCCGCATCGTTAGGGCGGCTGCTTAAGGCCCGCGGCATCAGCGTTAACGTCCTAAAGTTCGACCCCTACATTAATGTCGACCCCGGCACCATGAGCCCGTACCAGCACGGCGAGGTTTTTGTCACCGACGACGGAGCCGAGACCGACCTAGACATCGGGCATTACGAGCGCTTTATGGACATTAACCTCTCTAGCCTCAATAATGTCACCGCCGGCCGCATCTACAAGACCGTTATCGACAAAGAGCGCAGAGGCGATTACCTCGGCGGCACGGTGCAAGTTATTCCCCACATCACCAACGAGATTAAAGAACGCATGTATCGCCTCGCGCGCGAAAGCCGAGCCGACGTAGTCATCGTCGAAATCGGCGGCACAGTCGGAGACATTGAGTCGCTGCCTTTCCTTGATGCCATCCGCCAGATGCGCATTGAAGTCGGCCGCGAGAACGTGCTCTACATGCATGTCACCCTCGTGCCGCAGCTTAGCATCGGCGGCGAGCCAAAGACTAAGCCCACGCAGCACAGCGTAAAGGAATTGCGCAGCCTAGGCATACGGGCCGACGTTTTGGTCTGCCGCACCAGCGTCCCACTCACCGTTGAGCTCAAAGCCAAAATCGCGCTGCTCTGCGATATCGACCCAGCCGCCATCATGGAAAACATGGATGTGCCCTCAATTTACGAAGTGCCACTGCGTCTAGCCGAACAGCGCTTAGACGATTTAGTCATCGAGCGGCTGCAGCTTCCGCCCGGCACGCCCGACCTCGCCGAATGGAGACAGCTCGTCGCGGGAATAAACAGCTTACGCCGGCGGCTGCGCATAGCTGTCGTCGGTAAATACGTGGCGTTGCACGACGCCTACTTAAGCGTCGCAGAAGCGCTGCATCATGCTGGCTTTGCCCATTCCGCCAAGATTGACCTCGCATGGGTCAACTCCGAAGACATCGAGGCGGGCGGCGCAGCTTTGCACCTCGCTGGCGCGGACGCGGTTGTCGTCCCCGGCGGCTTCGGCGGGCGGGGCATATTGGGCAAAATTATGGCCATAAACTACGCGCGCACCAACCGCATCCCGTTTCTCGGGCTTTGCCTTGGCATGCAGACAATGGTAATCGAATACTCACGCCACGTGTGCGGTTGGGCCGACGCCGACAGCGCCGAGTTTAGAGATTGCCACCATCCCGTAATAGATTTGCTTCCCGAACAGAAAAACATAGAAGATTTAGGCGGCACCATGCGCCTAGGAGCCTACCCTTGCAAACTGCAGAAGGGTACAAAAGCCTACGCCGCGTACGGCCAAGAGCTTATCGACGAGCGGCACCGCCACCGCTACGAGTTTAACAACATCTACCGCGAGCAGCTAACTGCCGCTGGACTGGTCATCTCGGGTACTTCGCCCGACGGTCGCTTAGTCGAGATTGTCGAAGATTCAAGCCACCCCTTCTTTGTCGGCGTGCAGTTTCACCCCGAGTTCCGTTCGCGCCCCAACCGCCCACACCCCCTCTTCCGCGACCTTATCGCCGCAGCCCTAACGACGCAGAACCATTCCGTCGGATAG
- the rpoE gene encoding DNA-directed RNA polymerase subunit delta, with protein MNQQVRKSRESFPDIALRLLRERRQATHYKDLVQAVLAERGDVPASPEQMAHVLTQINLDARFVHMGRGIWGLRDWAPANHKFAPVVIPGDYLPKAGDYIFDEEQEDDLDDESELIVPLDPEEDEAFGTEEAAVPLEGTSDEDEDELDE; from the coding sequence TTGAACCAACAAGTGCGCAAGTCAAGAGAATCTTTTCCGGATATCGCCCTCCGCCTATTGCGTGAGCGCCGGCAAGCTACCCATTACAAAGACTTAGTTCAGGCCGTGTTAGCCGAGCGTGGTGATGTGCCCGCATCTCCCGAGCAAATGGCCCACGTCCTCACCCAAATCAACCTAGACGCCCGCTTTGTCCATATGGGCCGGGGCATCTGGGGCCTGCGCGATTGGGCACCCGCTAACCATAAGTTCGCCCCCGTCGTTATCCCCGGAGACTATCTGCCCAAAGCCGGCGATTACATTTTTGACGAAGAGCAAGAGGACGACCTCGACGATGAGAGCGAGCTAATCGTCCCCCTAGACCCCGAGGAAGACGAAGCTTTTGGCACAGAAGAAGCGGCGGTGCCGTTAGAGGGAACCTCCGACGAAGATGAGGACGAGTTAGACGAATAA
- a CDS encoding cobalamin-dependent protein (Presence of a B(12) (cobalamin)-binding domain implies dependence on cobalamin itself, in one of its several forms, or in some unusual lineages, dependence on a cobalamin-like analog.), which yields MEIRPYGDTLNDGAMQLSFTLPVPPGPEAKEAAKQLVHRMGFEAVSVVHMGDLGEGFSFFVVYAKTPTSIDFSAISVPKVDAKQMGFYAINEFIRTEIGRKVVVIGACTGTDAHTVGLDAIMNMKGYAGEYGLERYPEMVAVNLGSQVPNETLIARAIELKADCLLVSQVVTQKDVHIPNLTQLVELLEAEGLRDRLVLICGGPRISHELAIELGYDAGFGPGTLPPHVASFIVQEMVRRGMSPRDGRLCENTAASCW from the coding sequence ATGGAGATTCGCCCTTACGGCGATACACTTAACGACGGCGCAATGCAGCTTTCGTTTACCTTGCCTGTCCCGCCCGGTCCCGAAGCCAAAGAGGCCGCCAAGCAGCTAGTTCACCGCATGGGCTTCGAGGCTGTAAGCGTCGTGCATATGGGGGACTTAGGCGAGGGCTTCAGCTTCTTCGTGGTCTACGCCAAAACGCCGACATCCATAGACTTTTCCGCTATTTCCGTACCTAAGGTTGACGCCAAACAGATGGGCTTTTATGCTATTAACGAGTTTATCCGCACCGAGATTGGCCGGAAAGTCGTGGTTATTGGCGCGTGCACCGGCACCGACGCCCACACCGTCGGGCTTGACGCCATCATGAACATGAAAGGTTACGCCGGCGAGTACGGTTTAGAGCGCTATCCCGAGATGGTGGCCGTCAACCTCGGTAGCCAGGTGCCTAACGAAACGCTTATTGCCCGGGCAATAGAGCTAAAGGCCGACTGCCTGCTCGTCTCGCAAGTCGTCACGCAAAAAGACGTGCACATCCCAAACCTTACACAGCTCGTAGAGCTCTTAGAAGCCGAGGGCCTGCGCGACCGTTTGGTGCTTATCTGCGGCGGCCCGCGCATTTCCCACGAGCTAGCCATCGAGCTCGGCTACGACGCCGGCTTTGGCCCAGGCACCCTGCCTCCCCACGTCGCCTCCTTCATCGTGCAGGAGATGGTGCGCCGGGGAATGTCTCCGAGGGACGGCAGACTGTGCGAAAACACAGCTGCCTCTTGCTGGTAG